A genomic window from Archaeoglobus neptunius includes:
- a CDS encoding isopentenyl phosphate kinase encodes MNELRILKIGGSVITDKREGAFEKLNESNLEEVCRAISEDWSGLIVVHGAGSFGHPHVRRYGLSSHGASKVHLACLRLSERFCSTLTEFDVPAMPIHPFCFFRKDTDLMCDLGHIRRALENNFLPVLHGDVIIGADGVEVLSGDDIVVYLAEKLNVKRVGFATDVDGVIFGGKVIKRLRLGDIERIREEGGRREDVTGGMIKKVKRVFEMKNKKVYIFRGCYENIRTFLDGGDIGTEVIV; translated from the coding sequence ATGAATGAACTCAGGATACTGAAAATCGGTGGATCGGTGATAACCGACAAGAGAGAAGGTGCATTTGAGAAGCTAAATGAGAGCAATCTTGAGGAGGTCTGCAGAGCAATCTCAGAAGACTGGAGCGGGCTGATTGTCGTGCACGGTGCAGGCTCCTTTGGGCATCCTCACGTTAGGAGGTACGGTCTCAGCTCGCATGGCGCTTCAAAAGTACATCTCGCATGTTTAAGGCTGAGTGAGAGGTTCTGCTCAACCCTGACAGAATTTGATGTCCCGGCTATGCCCATCCACCCTTTCTGCTTCTTCAGGAAAGATACCGATCTGATGTGTGATCTGGGACATATCAGGAGAGCCCTGGAAAACAATTTTCTTCCCGTCCTCCATGGGGATGTAATCATCGGAGCTGACGGGGTGGAGGTCTTATCCGGAGACGATATTGTTGTATATCTCGCAGAAAAACTGAACGTCAAAAGAGTGGGGTTTGCAACCGACGTTGACGGAGTTATTTTCGGGGGAAAAGTAATTAAAAGGCTGAGGCTGGGAGATATTGAGAGAATTCGAGAAGAAGGGGGCAGAAGGGAAGATGTAACCGGCGGAATGATCAAAAAGGTAAAAAGAGTGTTTGAGATGAAGAACAAGAAGGTTTACATTTTCCGAGGATGCTATGAGAACATCAGGACGTTCCTTGATGGGGGAGATATTGG
- the mvk gene encoding mevalonate kinase encodes MIASAPGKIILFGEHAVVYGRHAIVSAINLRCRVKVRRAREFKIKSQIGVTGLDFRVHPYVSFAVKRFGEVFNLSGAQIEIESDIPIGSGLGSSGAVIVATIKALSAEFGIEMSREEIFEMAKQVEIDVQGRASGIDPFISTYGGAWLFPERRELNVPFEFFVINMGRRSTAEMVSKVAVLKKQHPEITEKIFDAIDRISIEASRNMGDKETIKRLISINQSLLRAIGVSTPEIDRVIAELERRGLNAKITGAGGGGCLFGILEGVIPENSIVVRCGEEGVRIEDE; translated from the coding sequence ATGATTGCTTCCGCCCCAGGCAAGATAATACTATTCGGCGAACATGCAGTTGTATATGGAAGACATGCTATTGTTTCTGCCATCAATCTGCGTTGCCGAGTTAAGGTAAGAAGGGCACGGGAGTTCAAAATAAAATCACAGATCGGAGTTACAGGACTGGATTTCAGAGTTCATCCATACGTCAGTTTCGCCGTAAAAAGGTTTGGAGAGGTTTTCAATTTGAGCGGAGCCCAGATTGAGATTGAAAGCGATATTCCTATTGGCTCAGGGCTGGGAAGCTCGGGAGCTGTAATCGTTGCTACAATTAAGGCCCTGAGTGCCGAATTCGGAATTGAAATGAGCAGAGAGGAAATTTTTGAGATGGCAAAGCAGGTAGAAATCGATGTGCAGGGAAGAGCAAGTGGCATAGATCCGTTCATCTCCACATACGGTGGTGCATGGCTGTTTCCAGAAAGACGAGAGCTGAATGTGCCTTTTGAATTCTTCGTGATCAACATGGGAAGGCGGTCAACTGCAGAAATGGTTTCAAAGGTGGCAGTGCTGAAAAAACAGCATCCGGAAATCACCGAGAAAATTTTTGACGCAATTGATCGCATCTCCATTGAGGCCAGCCGGAATATGGGTGACAAAGAAACAATAAAAAGATTGATTTCGATCAACCAGTCCCTGCTGAGAGCGATAGGCGTGAGCACCCCGGAAATTGACAGGGTGATTGCTGAACTTGAAAGAAGGGGGCTTAATGCAAAGATTACTGGAGCTGGTGGTGGAGGATGTTTGTTTGGCATCCTTGAAGGAGTTATCCCGGAAAACAGCATTGTGGTGAGGTGCGGAGAGGAGGGGGTCAGGATTGAAGATGAATGA
- a CDS encoding TIGR04084 family radical SAM/SPASM domain-containing protein, with amino-acid sequence MLFILILTSRCNSNCRYCGGYDPHLMPEEPEYSIADLQNFISQYDRPSIAFYGGEPLLRTDLIMKIIDCVDAEHFILQTNGLLLNRLPGEYIREFSTILISFDGRKDVHNYYRRGTYDRVLENARNVSRQFDGELIARMVASSETDIYLDVMHILSLDVFTHVHWQIDAVWSRYRWNFEEWVGRYNAGVRKLVNFWIDELQRDRLHNIVPFLGVVSALRRGYQSPPCASGYESFAITTDGRILACPVCPDLEWNNLGDIFSGFRRGVNILEPCPNCNYFRFCGGRCLFFNRERLWGQRGFELVCSTVRNLVDSILARKDEISCEIAYPEFLNTTEIIP; translated from the coding sequence GTGTTGTTCATTCTTATACTTACCTCAAGGTGCAACTCAAACTGCAGATACTGCGGTGGTTATGATCCGCACCTGATGCCCGAAGAACCGGAGTACTCGATAGCTGATCTGCAAAACTTTATCTCACAGTACGACAGGCCGTCAATAGCTTTTTACGGCGGAGAACCCCTTTTGAGAACAGATCTGATAATGAAAATAATCGATTGCGTAGATGCCGAACACTTCATACTTCAGACTAATGGTTTGTTGCTGAACAGACTTCCCGGGGAGTACATAAGGGAATTCTCAACAATTCTGATCTCCTTTGACGGAAGGAAGGATGTTCATAACTACTACAGAAGAGGTACTTACGACAGGGTTCTGGAAAATGCCAGAAATGTGAGCAGACAGTTTGACGGAGAGCTAATCGCCAGAATGGTGGCCAGCTCGGAAACCGACATTTACCTGGATGTGATGCACATTCTGTCTCTGGATGTTTTTACACACGTTCACTGGCAGATAGATGCAGTCTGGAGCCGTTACAGGTGGAACTTCGAGGAATGGGTAGGCAGGTATAATGCAGGTGTTAGAAAACTTGTGAATTTCTGGATTGACGAGCTGCAGAGGGATAGGCTGCATAACATTGTTCCGTTTCTCGGCGTTGTGTCAGCGTTAAGGAGAGGGTATCAGAGTCCGCCTTGCGCTTCAGGCTATGAGTCATTTGCGATAACTACCGATGGCAGGATTTTAGCCTGTCCGGTATGCCCCGATCTGGAATGGAACAACCTGGGTGACATTTTCTCCGGGTTTAGGAGGGGCGTTAATATTCTTGAACCCTGCCCGAACTGCAATTACTTCAGATTTTGCGGTGGAAGGTGCCTCTTCTTTAATAGGGAAAGGCTCTGGGGTCAGAGAGGATTTGAACTGGTTTGCTCAACGGTCAGAAACCTCGTGGATTCCATACTTGCCAGGAAGGATGAGATCTCATGTGAAATAGCATATCCTGAATTCCTCAACACCACGGAGATCATTCCATGA
- a CDS encoding histone deacetylase family protein, whose protein sequence is MKYILKKGGKRNMKIVFHPKFYTVYTTDPAAESGRMEAIVEELQDFEFVEPEPARKEDILLVHTPEHYAYVKSDEKVYEVAALAVGGAIMASRIAFDEPSFAAVRPPGHHASPDSSWGFCYFNNIAIAVKKLLEEGRIGRAVIVDFDLHFGDGTSNTFAGDDRVKYFHMQGGDLAGIDDFLAGEEYDIIAVSAGFDRHKADWGGILETEDYREIGKIVKENAEEKCGGRRFAVLEGGYNHSVLGKNVKAFVEGME, encoded by the coding sequence ATGAAGTATATATTGAAGAAAGGCGGAAAGAGAAATATGAAAATTGTATTTCATCCGAAATTTTACACCGTTTACACAACCGATCCTGCAGCAGAATCTGGTAGAATGGAAGCAATAGTTGAAGAATTACAGGATTTTGAATTTGTTGAGCCAGAGCCTGCGAGAAAGGAAGATATACTGCTCGTGCACACGCCCGAGCACTACGCATACGTTAAAAGCGATGAGAAGGTGTATGAGGTTGCAGCACTGGCGGTTGGCGGGGCAATTATGGCCTCAAGGATCGCATTTGATGAACCCTCGTTTGCCGCAGTAAGACCCCCCGGTCATCATGCAAGTCCTGATAGTAGCTGGGGCTTTTGTTATTTTAACAACATCGCAATAGCGGTGAAAAAGCTACTTGAAGAAGGTAGAATCGGCAGAGCGGTGATCGTTGATTTTGATCTCCATTTTGGCGATGGCACATCCAACACCTTTGCAGGGGATGACAGGGTGAAGTACTTTCACATGCAGGGAGGGGATCTCGCTGGAATTGATGACTTTCTGGCCGGAGAAGAGTATGACATCATAGCAGTTTCAGCCGGTTTTGACAGACACAAAGCCGATTGGGGTGGTATCCTGGAAACTGAAGATTACAGAGAGATCGGGAAGATAGTTAAAGAGAATGCGGAGGAAAAGTGTGGGGGAAGGAGATTTGCAGTACTTGAGGGTGGTTACAATCATTCAGTCCTGGGGAAAAACGTAAAAGCGTTTGTGGAAGGAATGGAGTAG
- a CDS encoding L-threonylcarbamoyladenylate synthase, with protein MVEILKSNGKGIKRAVEILASGGLVAFPTETVYGLGCDALNERAVWKVFEIKKRPLSKPLIVGVSSKDEVYSLAEVPEDAEKLIDAFFPGPLTIVLRKKSSVPDIVTGGGSKVAVRMPDHEIPLKLMKGLGNPIVVPSANISGRPSPMTYRHVIEDLGDNIEAIVVGECSVGIESTIVDVTEKPARVVRTGAIGLAELKKHVDLIVGKEREGTYHISCPVYVFIGRRAEEKVREFAEKARSRGLSVAIIAKKLEGENVITIGSSPEEYTSNLFSAIRKAESMRPNLIVIEGLEEHEGVMDRLKKLAGERIFRT; from the coding sequence GTGGTTGAGATACTCAAAAGCAACGGGAAAGGAATAAAAAGAGCAGTCGAAATTCTTGCCAGCGGTGGACTTGTTGCGTTTCCCACAGAGACCGTATACGGTTTGGGATGCGATGCTCTGAACGAGAGGGCTGTCTGGAAGGTATTTGAGATAAAAAAAAGACCGCTCTCAAAGCCACTGATAGTGGGGGTTTCAAGCAAAGACGAGGTGTATTCCCTTGCCGAAGTTCCTGAGGATGCTGAAAAACTGATCGACGCATTTTTTCCCGGCCCACTGACCATCGTCCTCCGGAAAAAATCATCCGTCCCGGACATAGTTACCGGAGGGGGGAGTAAGGTTGCAGTGAGGATGCCGGACCATGAAATACCGCTAAAACTCATGAAAGGGCTTGGAAATCCAATCGTCGTTCCATCAGCCAACATCTCCGGAAGACCGAGCCCGATGACGTACAGACACGTGATTGAGGATCTGGGGGACAACATTGAAGCGATAGTTGTAGGGGAGTGTTCTGTCGGCATCGAATCAACCATAGTCGACGTAACGGAGAAACCCGCAAGGGTCGTAAGAACCGGCGCCATAGGACTGGCCGAGCTTAAAAAGCACGTTGATCTGATTGTCGGCAAGGAGAGGGAAGGTACTTATCATATCTCATGCCCTGTCTACGTATTTATCGGCAGGAGAGCTGAGGAAAAAGTCCGGGAGTTTGCTGAAAAGGCCAGAAGCAGGGGGTTAAGCGTTGCGATTATAGCCAAAAAGTTGGAGGGTGAAAATGTCATAACCATAGGAAGCTCGCCAGAAGAGTACACATCCAATCTCTTCTCTGCAATCCGAAAAGCTGAATCAATGAGGCCGAACCTGATTGTGATCGAGGGACTGGAAGAGCATGAAGGTGTGATGGACAGGCTGAAAAAACTCGCCGGAGAGAGGATATTCAGGACATAA
- a CDS encoding replication protein A: MLGDLMDRVDAIAKELLEKYEGVDRKEIIEKLKKLLIEFKVPENEARRTMENYIMREYGIPRESVRETFTRIGDITEAGKWVNVKAKVIQIWESSSPSIAQTGLIGDESGVIRFLMWTKANKPPLVEGKSYIFRNVVVDDFGNVLRLNINRTSEIVEVNEDIEVKPLENLREDIEVVGALVAIQQNSGLIQRCSVEGCNRVVKSGKCPIHGKVRPVEDLRIKGVIDDGERTYEVIINEDGVKELTGIDIEKAIKMAEEHFDRGVVLAELKTLLLGKYLKVTGSLTPRYLIARKVEFYRPQIRDEVDKLLAELEG, from the coding sequence ATGTTGGGTGATCTGATGGACAGAGTTGATGCAATTGCAAAGGAATTACTGGAAAAATACGAGGGGGTTGACAGGAAAGAAATTATTGAAAAATTGAAAAAACTGCTCATTGAATTTAAGGTTCCTGAAAACGAAGCCAGAAGGACAATGGAGAACTATATAATGAGGGAGTACGGTATTCCGAGAGAGAGTGTTAGAGAGACTTTTACGAGAATAGGCGATATAACGGAGGCAGGTAAGTGGGTAAATGTAAAGGCGAAGGTAATTCAGATCTGGGAGTCCAGCAGCCCGTCAATTGCTCAAACTGGCCTGATTGGAGATGAAAGTGGTGTGATTAGATTTTTAATGTGGACCAAAGCCAATAAACCCCCGCTTGTCGAAGGTAAGAGTTACATTTTCCGGAATGTTGTTGTGGACGATTTTGGGAATGTATTGAGACTGAACATTAACAGAACAAGCGAGATTGTTGAGGTAAATGAAGATATTGAGGTGAAACCGCTTGAAAACCTGAGAGAGGACATAGAAGTTGTTGGTGCCCTCGTGGCAATTCAGCAGAACAGCGGTTTAATTCAGAGATGCAGTGTTGAAGGATGTAATCGAGTTGTGAAGTCTGGAAAATGCCCTATTCACGGTAAGGTCAGGCCAGTGGAGGATTTGAGGATAAAGGGTGTGATTGACGATGGTGAGAGAACTTACGAGGTCATAATAAATGAAGATGGAGTAAAAGAGCTTACTGGGATAGACATTGAGAAGGCAATAAAGATGGCTGAAGAACACTTTGACAGGGGAGTGGTTCTCGCAGAGCTGAAGACGCTTTTGCTTGGTAAGTATCTGAAGGTTACTGGCAGTCTGACCCCAAGGTATCTCATTGCAAGAAAGGTGGAGTTTTACAGACCGCAGATAAGGGATGAGGTGGATAAACTTCTGGCTGAGCTGGAGGGATAA